In Rhodococcus sp. OK302, one genomic interval encodes:
- a CDS encoding Zn-ribbon domain-containing OB-fold protein: protein MNTYDKFLPDDIPAWQTPFWQSLKSNKVAVQRCEACGTYRYVPKELCPSCQSVAAVWAPVVGEGTIYTYSVIRRGPTEAFQADVPYVIVHVTMAEGFRMVGGLLGVDPEDVKIGAPVRVRYVHATDDWTLLAFEPA from the coding sequence ATGAACACTTATGACAAGTTCCTACCCGACGATATCCCGGCCTGGCAGACACCGTTCTGGCAGTCACTCAAGTCGAACAAGGTTGCGGTGCAACGGTGTGAGGCGTGCGGTACCTACCGCTATGTGCCCAAAGAGCTGTGCCCGTCGTGCCAGTCCGTCGCGGCAGTCTGGGCGCCGGTAGTTGGCGAAGGCACCATCTATACGTATTCGGTGATCCGTCGTGGGCCCACCGAAGCGTTTCAGGCCGATGTGCCATATGTGATTGTGCACGTAACGATGGCTGAAGGATTCCGGATGGTGGGCGGGTTGCTCGGTGTCGACCCCGAGGACGTAAAGATCGGGGCCCCGGTCCGGGTGCGCTACGTCCACGCTACTGATGATTGGACGCTGCTGGCGTTCGAACCTGCCTGA
- a CDS encoding nuclear transport factor 2 family protein — protein MSNQTIDPTADAEKFIDAYNSGDLGRLESVFGKDAQLTHHNRGGTLAGRSAIMAMFEASGQMMPGKTFVDRQSLDVLGPDRVVVRHTWTVTPTVDVPGMAAAGEKISLDLATFLTFRDGVVVDYHDFG, from the coding sequence ATGAGCAATCAAACCATCGACCCGACAGCAGACGCTGAGAAGTTCATCGATGCCTACAACAGCGGAGATCTTGGCCGCCTCGAGTCAGTGTTCGGTAAGGATGCTCAGCTGACCCACCACAATCGTGGGGGGACGTTGGCGGGACGGTCGGCGATCATGGCGATGTTCGAAGCGTCCGGGCAGATGATGCCGGGCAAGACCTTCGTCGACCGCCAATCACTGGACGTCCTTGGTCCCGATCGAGTCGTCGTTCGTCACACCTGGACAGTCACTCCGACTGTGGATGTTCCGGGTATGGCTGCTGCGGGCGAAAAAATCAGCCTCGATCTGGCCACATTTCTGACATTCCGTGACGGTGTGGTCGTGGACTACCACGACTTCGGATGA
- a CDS encoding 6,7-dimethyl-8-ribityllumazine synthase — MKNSQGQIAFIQATWHRNIVDRARKGFSDEVTTLGYSKERVEFFEVPGAFEIPLHAQRLALSGRYDAVVAAALVVDGGIYRHEFVSTAVIDGLMRVQLDTGVPVFSIVLTPHHFHEHSEHTAYFTEHFEKKGAEAAKACTATLTSLRSLPGL; from the coding sequence ATGAAAAACAGTCAAGGTCAGATCGCTTTCATTCAGGCCACTTGGCATCGCAACATTGTCGACCGTGCGCGCAAAGGCTTTTCCGATGAGGTGACCACGCTGGGATACAGCAAGGAACGGGTGGAGTTCTTCGAGGTGCCGGGAGCATTCGAGATTCCATTACACGCCCAACGGTTGGCGCTCAGTGGTCGATACGATGCGGTCGTTGCCGCGGCACTGGTGGTCGACGGCGGCATCTACCGGCATGAGTTCGTATCGACTGCGGTCATTGACGGGCTTATGCGGGTTCAACTCGATACTGGTGTGCCGGTATTTTCAATCGTGTTGACTCCACATCACTTTCATGAGCACAGTGAACATACTGCCTATTTTACTGAGCACTTCGAGAAGAAGGGGGCCGAGGCGGCCAAAGCCTGTACGGCCACATTGACCTCATTGCGGTCACTTCCCGGCCTGTAG
- a CDS encoding MFS transporter codes for MPTTSSETRRKPYLLVLMAMVAAESTGAFEAGMLIAVVPKLIADFNVTTADIGWAFTGFYLMVGASAAIGGRLGDLFGRKKVLIIVLLLSIIGSVVSVAVGTFTAVVVGRTLQGVSGAVLPLVLGVAREAVLPRRVPVTLSVVAGVQTLAGAAGFYVSGLLIEHVGWQAIFIVAAALAAFAAVVCAVGIERSPVTRVKGERIDFVGGALFVPALALILYGATSSQTKGWGSPTVLCGIGLGVVVGTIWVLWELRVENPLLNLRLLAKSQYALTLGIFAFVTFGALGGMQLVQPILFQGPTSAPVGLGLTPSQFGQIALVLSIVGFLFTPLSGRLARISGARTPIGIGIAIQLVTLPGFYFLRENLPVMIALLILGGTGLTFVLSAIPNLLAEFLPQENMGEGMGVVVVVGAICKSVGISAFAVVLSSAVVPGTQFPQVSAYGIAIGLAIIGVLIAMILVFLIPRRAPTQRTFATGDGIGTSALTHE; via the coding sequence GTGCCAACTACTTCGTCCGAGACTCGTCGGAAGCCGTACTTGCTGGTCCTCATGGCCATGGTCGCAGCAGAGTCGACCGGCGCGTTCGAGGCAGGCATGCTTATTGCGGTAGTCCCGAAACTGATCGCTGACTTCAATGTCACGACGGCCGATATCGGATGGGCATTTACCGGGTTCTACTTGATGGTCGGAGCATCCGCCGCGATCGGAGGCAGGCTTGGCGACCTCTTCGGACGTAAGAAGGTTCTGATAATCGTCCTGCTGCTGTCCATCATCGGCTCGGTAGTCAGCGTAGCTGTCGGAACGTTCACGGCAGTTGTTGTCGGTCGCACACTTCAAGGCGTTTCGGGGGCGGTGCTTCCACTTGTTCTCGGCGTCGCGCGCGAAGCTGTGCTGCCCAGGCGTGTACCGGTAACGCTTTCGGTTGTTGCGGGCGTTCAGACTTTGGCCGGTGCGGCCGGCTTCTACGTGTCGGGTCTACTGATCGAGCACGTCGGCTGGCAAGCAATCTTCATCGTCGCGGCGGCACTCGCGGCTTTCGCTGCCGTGGTGTGCGCAGTCGGTATCGAACGATCGCCCGTTACCCGGGTAAAGGGCGAACGTATCGATTTTGTCGGCGGTGCTCTCTTTGTTCCTGCACTTGCCCTAATTCTTTACGGCGCAACGTCTTCGCAGACCAAAGGATGGGGGAGTCCGACCGTGCTCTGCGGCATCGGCCTCGGAGTCGTCGTCGGAACGATCTGGGTCCTGTGGGAGTTGCGCGTGGAGAACCCCCTGCTGAACCTTCGTCTGCTTGCCAAATCGCAGTACGCACTGACTCTCGGAATTTTTGCCTTCGTGACATTCGGAGCGCTGGGCGGAATGCAATTGGTTCAACCAATTCTGTTCCAGGGGCCCACCTCTGCGCCTGTGGGGCTAGGGCTCACACCGTCTCAGTTCGGCCAAATAGCGCTGGTGCTTTCCATCGTGGGTTTCCTTTTCACTCCACTGTCCGGCAGGCTCGCCCGAATATCGGGGGCGAGGACGCCGATCGGGATCGGGATTGCGATCCAGTTGGTAACACTGCCCGGCTTCTATTTCCTACGAGAAAACCTGCCAGTGATGATTGCGCTGTTGATACTCGGCGGCACGGGTCTCACCTTTGTCCTGTCGGCGATTCCCAACTTGCTCGCAGAATTCCTTCCTCAGGAAAACATGGGAGAAGGGATGGGGGTAGTCGTCGTCGTAGGGGCAATTTGCAAGAGTGTAGGCATCTCGGCGTTTGCAGTCGTGTTGTCGAGCGCGGTCGTTCCAGGCACGCAGTTTCCACAAGTCAGCGCCTACGGCATTGCGATCGGTCTTGCGATCATCGGAGTTCTCATCGCGATGATTCTCGTCTTCCTGATACCTCGCCGGGCGCCTACTCAGCGCACTTTCGCTACCGGCGACGGCATCGGGACAAGTGCCCTGACGCACGAATAG
- a CDS encoding AAA family ATPase: MIEKVWTEKGEMKALEVDPDNVFSTAEEVGDALRTVGYLADDRIAQAVHLGYRLQKPVLVEGPAGTGKTELAKSVALATNSQLIRLQCYEGLDESKALYEWDYRKQLLHLQARGQKEPGSITTEPELDLFDEYFLLTRPLLKAIRSTDSVVLLIDEVDRIDVQTEALLLEVLSEYQVSIPELGTVTATRIPAVFLTSNNSRDLSDALKRRCLYLNIDYPSAERERDIIAARVPGISLQLAETVSEVIRSLRSMNLSKKPSISETLDWARTLTILNVDEVSSDVLLDTLPVLLKNQSDIALATKELAETPR, from the coding sequence ATGATTGAAAAAGTATGGACCGAAAAGGGAGAAATGAAGGCACTCGAGGTTGATCCCGACAATGTGTTCAGCACTGCCGAAGAGGTGGGCGATGCACTGCGCACCGTCGGATACCTCGCCGATGATCGGATTGCCCAAGCCGTTCATCTCGGCTACCGGCTACAAAAGCCGGTTCTCGTCGAAGGACCAGCCGGAACAGGAAAGACAGAACTAGCCAAATCTGTTGCTCTGGCAACTAATTCACAACTGATCCGACTCCAGTGCTATGAAGGACTCGACGAGTCCAAGGCACTCTACGAGTGGGACTACCGCAAACAGCTACTGCACCTCCAAGCCCGTGGGCAGAAAGAACCAGGGTCAATCACAACAGAACCCGAACTCGACCTGTTCGACGAATATTTCCTGCTGACTCGACCACTGCTGAAAGCCATCAGGAGCACCGATTCGGTTGTCCTACTTATCGACGAGGTCGATCGCATCGACGTTCAGACCGAGGCTCTTTTACTCGAGGTGCTGTCCGAATACCAGGTGTCGATACCTGAACTGGGCACGGTCACTGCAACGCGCATCCCCGCCGTGTTCTTGACGTCCAACAACAGCCGCGATCTGTCCGACGCCCTCAAGCGCCGGTGCCTGTATTTGAACATCGACTACCCGAGTGCCGAGCGAGAAAGAGACATCATCGCCGCTCGAGTACCGGGAATCTCACTGCAGCTCGCTGAGACCGTTTCCGAGGTGATTCGTTCATTGCGTTCGATGAACCTGTCGAAGAAGCCGTCAATTTCGGAAACTCTCGACTGGGCCCGCACTTTGACGATTCTCAACGTCGACGAGGTCAGCTCGGACGTCCTCCTCGACACCCTGCCGGTACTGCTGAAAAATCAGTCCGACATAGCACTGGCAACGAAAGAACTCGCCGAGACACCTCGATGA
- a CDS encoding riboflavin kinase — protein MATESATPRELLAQRVVESCSTPDTHSLIFNATQGLLPSSPVHGVVVYGDQRGRQLGFPTANVPVDYQQDVPTDGVYAGWLRRMDTRDIYPAAISVGTNPTFEGVRDRRIESYVLDRTDLELYGVAVEISFVAHVRDVESFDSIEGLIEQMGSDVDTIRKILVGADYVAQDV, from the coding sequence ATGGCAACGGAATCTGCGACACCCCGAGAGCTCCTCGCCCAACGAGTTGTCGAGTCATGCTCAACGCCGGACACGCACAGCCTAATCTTCAATGCAACACAGGGTTTGCTCCCTTCCTCTCCTGTGCATGGCGTCGTGGTCTACGGAGACCAGCGTGGTCGTCAACTTGGTTTCCCTACCGCCAACGTGCCGGTGGACTACCAACAGGACGTACCCACGGATGGTGTTTACGCCGGCTGGTTGAGGCGGATGGATACGCGGGACATTTACCCCGCGGCGATCAGCGTCGGCACGAATCCGACATTCGAGGGTGTACGCGATCGGCGTATCGAAAGCTACGTTCTGGACCGCACCGACCTCGAACTGTACGGAGTTGCGGTTGAGATCTCCTTTGTCGCACATGTGCGTGATGTGGAGTCCTTTGACTCGATCGAAGGCTTGATAGAGCAGATGGGCAGTGATGTCGATACGATCCGCAAGATTTTGGTCGGTGCCGACTACGTCGCGCAAGACGTCTGA
- a CDS encoding VWA domain-containing protein produces the protein MLADISGSVATFAAFALQLTYALRSEFSRVRSFVFMDGLDEVTSILAESDTIMGASQRINEEGLGVWLNGHSDYGNALDTFWQRFGEQINSRSIVLILGDARTNYHATRAGIVGDIRRRAADVFWLNPESKTMWDTGDSIIGRYGEHCSGVFEFRNLKQLGAFVEQLA, from the coding sequence GTGCTCGCTGACATTTCCGGCTCAGTCGCGACGTTCGCGGCCTTTGCACTTCAACTGACTTACGCCCTCCGCTCCGAGTTCAGTCGGGTGCGAAGCTTCGTCTTCATGGATGGGCTCGATGAAGTAACCTCGATCCTCGCTGAGTCGGACACGATCATGGGCGCGAGCCAGAGAATAAACGAAGAGGGACTCGGCGTTTGGCTCAACGGTCACAGTGACTACGGCAATGCACTCGACACGTTCTGGCAGCGGTTCGGGGAACAGATCAATTCGCGCTCGATCGTGTTGATACTGGGCGATGCGCGAACCAACTATCACGCTACCCGGGCAGGGATCGTCGGTGACATACGTCGCCGGGCCGCCGATGTATTCTGGCTCAACCCAGAATCAAAGACTATGTGGGACACCGGCGATTCAATTATCGGCCGGTATGGTGAGCATTGCAGTGGAGTCTTCGAGTTCCGCAACCTCAAACAACTAGGCGCTTTCGTCGAACAGCTGGCTTGA
- a CDS encoding alpha/beta fold hydrolase: MPHEPVLMVHGVGSSFDHNWQATGWVDILEGEGRNVIGVALPGHGVDSVSASEDPADVVLRGCPSEGKQVDAVGFSAGGHALLRAAARCPAAFRRIAVLGVGDPGEGAGDAMLGTIVDALEADDEPSAGTARTIRRLVVGVGNDRFAVARFLRMDRPQLSAEELAEIRLPTLVVMGENDFAGTAAGLVAALPTATLVTLPGTDHFSTPASFYAIESVLRFLSD; this comes from the coding sequence ATGCCTCATGAACCTGTCTTGATGGTCCACGGTGTCGGATCGTCCTTCGACCACAATTGGCAGGCCACCGGATGGGTCGATATTTTGGAAGGGGAGGGCCGCAACGTCATTGGCGTAGCGCTTCCCGGTCACGGAGTCGATTCCGTATCGGCATCGGAGGATCCGGCTGATGTTGTATTGCGGGGCTGTCCATCCGAGGGTAAACAGGTTGATGCGGTGGGCTTTTCGGCTGGCGGGCACGCACTGCTCAGGGCTGCAGCGCGGTGTCCTGCTGCATTCCGGAGAATCGCTGTGCTGGGCGTCGGGGATCCAGGTGAAGGCGCCGGTGACGCGATGCTGGGGACGATCGTGGATGCCCTCGAAGCAGATGACGAGCCTTCGGCAGGAACGGCCCGGACTATCCGCCGGCTCGTTGTCGGCGTGGGCAATGATCGATTCGCCGTAGCACGCTTCCTGCGGATGGATCGTCCGCAGCTCAGTGCCGAAGAATTGGCCGAGATCAGATTGCCGACGCTTGTTGTTATGGGCGAGAACGACTTTGCCGGTACTGCTGCAGGTCTGGTTGCGGCGCTGCCGACCGCAACGCTGGTGACGCTGCCCGGAACCGACCATTTTTCCACGCCGGCGAGTTTCTACGCCATCGAGAGTGTGCTGCGTTTTCTTTCGGACTGA
- a CDS encoding acyl-CoA dehydrogenase family protein — MGSPTEIDAIEDVESFRSRAKNWIAANLPLAKPVTGDEPESEDYDEAAWERASELQKLLYSGGFAGLCYPKEYGGQGLTPAHQNAFNEEVVGYEMPQLLNSPTFSICGPTILDMGTEEQKKQHLSAMIRGEEALVQFLSEPSCGSDLAGVVTRATRDGDVFILNGSKIWSSWAYAADYALCLARTDWDAPKHRGLTMFLLKVHQPGIEIRRIRQVNGNEEFCQEFFDNVEVPVANVVGEINGGWEVASRQMFHERNSVGGGSQYVSGKLMGPKRRSPTEGMIDIARRTGRSEDRHVRELIAESHAMGKVQQHLVERVVTGMRTESLPASSASIIRLFSGLGHLRQTEIALEIGGSHGIVSLAGTIGDRAIGETFITRQAACMGGGTTEIARNIIAERVLGMPREYSADRDLPYKDVRRGR; from the coding sequence ATGGGATCACCGACCGAGATTGACGCTATCGAGGATGTCGAGTCCTTCCGATCGCGAGCCAAGAACTGGATCGCCGCCAACCTACCTCTGGCAAAGCCGGTTACGGGCGACGAACCTGAGAGCGAAGATTACGACGAAGCCGCGTGGGAACGCGCCAGCGAACTGCAGAAGTTGTTGTACAGCGGCGGTTTTGCAGGGTTGTGCTATCCGAAGGAATATGGCGGTCAGGGCCTGACGCCTGCACACCAGAATGCCTTTAACGAAGAGGTCGTCGGCTACGAGATGCCGCAGTTGCTCAACTCGCCGACGTTCAGCATTTGTGGCCCGACCATCCTCGATATGGGTACCGAAGAGCAGAAGAAGCAGCATCTGTCGGCGATGATCCGCGGCGAGGAAGCGCTGGTGCAGTTTCTCTCCGAGCCCAGTTGTGGATCCGACCTCGCCGGGGTGGTTACACGCGCCACCCGCGACGGTGACGTCTTTATTCTGAACGGGTCGAAGATCTGGAGTTCGTGGGCCTACGCAGCGGATTACGCACTATGCCTGGCTCGTACGGACTGGGATGCCCCCAAGCACCGAGGGCTGACAATGTTCCTCCTCAAGGTGCACCAGCCTGGTATCGAAATCCGTCGCATCAGGCAGGTGAACGGAAATGAGGAGTTCTGTCAGGAATTCTTCGACAACGTCGAGGTTCCTGTCGCGAACGTCGTTGGTGAAATCAACGGCGGTTGGGAAGTGGCATCGCGCCAGATGTTCCATGAGCGCAACTCCGTAGGCGGTGGCTCGCAGTACGTAAGCGGAAAGTTGATGGGGCCGAAGCGGCGTTCGCCAACCGAGGGAATGATCGATATCGCTCGCCGAACGGGTCGCTCGGAGGACCGTCACGTGCGGGAGCTGATCGCAGAGTCGCATGCGATGGGCAAGGTGCAGCAGCATCTGGTCGAGCGCGTTGTCACAGGCATGCGAACAGAGAGCCTGCCGGCGTCGTCCGCTTCGATCATTCGTCTGTTCAGTGGGCTGGGGCACCTTCGCCAAACCGAGATCGCACTCGAGATCGGTGGCTCGCACGGGATCGTTTCCCTTGCAGGCACAATCGGCGACCGCGCGATCGGCGAAACGTTCATCACGCGACAGGCAGCCTGTATGGGTGGCGGCACCACCGAGATTGCCCGCAACATCATCGCGGAGCGAGTACTCGGGATGCCGCGTGAGTATTCGGCCGACCGTGACCTTCCGTACAAGGATGTCCGTCGCGGTCGCTGA
- a CDS encoding acyl-CoA dehydrogenase family protein has product MEFELTPDQQLFRGTTKEFLEKESSLEKVRELAESGKGFDRDWWQRGAELGWMSMLVSEKSGGDSISGAGLLDMAIVAEEMGRLVSPGPLVVANVVAAALSESSNMSAHVKVIEQLMAGDAVATYAMCEIDRGWDPAGTQLVAASEGDELVLTGVKDRVESAEQSEYILVTARRDDGLAQYLVPTDLPGLTITPLTGIDLVRQYSQVSFDGVRIPSSALVFSGDETGQAIERQLQIAVVLQCAELVGVISRVLEDTLQWMFDRYSFGRPLASYQALKHRVADMKMWLEASQGTTAAAARAVENRSPEAAEMVSIAKSYIGQVATDIIQDCVQLHGGIGITWEHDIHLYLRRATVNRVSWGTPSEHRERLATIIGV; this is encoded by the coding sequence GTGGAGTTCGAACTAACCCCGGATCAGCAACTGTTCCGCGGGACGACAAAGGAATTTCTGGAAAAGGAATCGTCGCTGGAAAAGGTTCGTGAGCTGGCCGAAAGCGGCAAAGGCTTCGACCGCGACTGGTGGCAGCGAGGTGCCGAACTCGGCTGGATGTCGATGTTGGTGAGTGAGAAATCCGGAGGCGACAGCATTTCGGGGGCTGGTCTGCTCGACATGGCGATCGTCGCGGAAGAGATGGGTCGACTTGTGTCGCCCGGACCGCTTGTCGTGGCGAACGTGGTAGCTGCCGCTCTGTCGGAATCAAGCAACATGTCGGCGCACGTGAAGGTAATTGAACAGCTGATGGCAGGGGACGCGGTCGCTACCTACGCCATGTGTGAGATCGACCGAGGCTGGGATCCCGCTGGTACTCAGCTGGTAGCCGCTTCGGAAGGCGACGAACTCGTGTTGACCGGCGTCAAAGATCGGGTCGAGTCCGCCGAGCAATCCGAGTACATACTCGTGACTGCGCGCCGCGACGACGGACTCGCCCAGTATCTCGTGCCAACCGACTTGCCTGGATTGACGATCACGCCGCTGACCGGTATTGATCTCGTCCGCCAGTACTCGCAGGTCAGCTTCGATGGTGTGCGGATCCCCAGTTCGGCACTGGTCTTTTCGGGTGACGAGACCGGGCAGGCAATCGAGCGACAATTGCAAATCGCGGTCGTGCTTCAGTGCGCTGAACTGGTTGGCGTCATCAGCCGCGTGCTCGAAGACACGCTTCAGTGGATGTTCGACCGATACTCGTTCGGTCGCCCGCTCGCGTCCTATCAGGCGCTCAAGCATCGCGTCGCCGATATGAAGATGTGGCTCGAGGCTTCGCAGGGCACTACTGCTGCCGCGGCGCGAGCGGTAGAAAACCGATCACCGGAGGCCGCCGAAATGGTGAGCATCGCGAAGTCCTACATCGGACAGGTAGCAACCGACATCATCCAGGACTGTGTCCAGCTGCATGGCGGGATCGGAATCACCTGGGAACACGACATCCACCTATACCTGCGCCGCGCGACGGTGAATCGGGTCAGCTGGGGCACACCATCCGAGCATCGTGAGCGACTTGCCACGATCATCGGCGTTTGA